The Vicia villosa cultivar HV-30 ecotype Madison, WI linkage group LG1, Vvil1.0, whole genome shotgun sequence genome includes a region encoding these proteins:
- the LOC131624560 gene encoding pathogenesis-related protein PR-1 type-like — protein MNSFSALCVLALILIMVSHFVQAQDSPADYLKGQNAARSAVTKVKIPDLVWDNKVAAFANNYANQRKDCQLVHSGTDRYGENIAMSSGEMFGRDAVTMWVNEKPYYDYDSNSCAEGQMCGHYTQVVWKNTVRIGCAKVKCDNGGTFITCNYDPPGNYIGERPY, from the coding sequence ATGAATTCATTTTCTGCATTATGTGTCTTAGCCTTAATACTCATTATGGTTAGTCACTTTGTACAAGCTCAAGATTCTCCAGCAGATTATCTAAAAGGACAGAACGCCGCGAGATCGGCGGTCACCAAAGTTAAAATTCCAGATCTTGTTTGGGACAACAAGGTTGCTGCATTTGCAAATAATTATGCTAACCAACGTAAGGATTGTCAATTGGTCCACTCAGGTACTGATCGCTACGGAGAGAATATCGCGATGAGCAGCGGTGAGATGTTTGGGAGAGATGCTGTGACGATGTGGGTTAACGAGAAACCCTACTATGATTATGATAGTAATTCATGTGCTGAGGGACAAATGTGTGGCCATTATACACAAGTTGTTTGGAAAAATACAGTGAGAATTGGATGTGCTAAAGTGAAATGTGATAATGGAGGAACTTTTATTACTTGCAATTATGATCCTCCTGGTAACTATATTGGTGAGAGGCCATACTGA